A genomic region of Zea mays cultivar B73 chromosome 6, Zm-B73-REFERENCE-NAM-5.0, whole genome shotgun sequence contains the following coding sequences:
- the LOC100191648 gene encoding transducin/WD40 repeat-like superfamily protein isoform X1, with protein sequence MEVEVAKYSRGQGADLKALGDKKLKGQLSVKEKLYGQSAKAAANAEKWLMPNDGGILEPGHLEKTYRFSQEDILTEVDLLSSRKPFDMILPVLGPYNIGYTSNGRYMLVGGRKGHLAMMDMLHMDLIKEFEVRETVRDVTFLHNEQLYAVAQKKYPYIYNRHGTEIHCLKEHGKALKLQFLSKQFLLASINSFGQLHYQDVSTGEMVANYRTGLGRTDVMRGNPYNAVIGLGHAGGKVTMWKPTSVKPLVTMLCHHGPVTAVAFDRGGNLMATAGVDRKIKIWDLRKYEVVRSYPMRAQSLDFSQKGLLACSNGSQVEIYRDFGGHDYRLYMKHKIVKGYQVGKVVFRPYEDILGIGHSMGFSSILVPGSGEPNFDTFVDNPMETTKQKREKEVHALLDKLPPETIMLNPNTIATVRAPKKKEKKTKEEIEEEMADAVEAAKNTERKKKTKGRSKPSKRAKKKEEDVFKAKRPFLEQSDKVDGRPDKKQRIGELPKALQRFAKKPQS encoded by the exons TGGCTTATGCCTAATGATGGAGGTATTTTAGAGCCTGGTCATTTGGAGAAAACATATAGATTTTCACAAGAGGATATATTGACAGAGGTGGATCTTTTGAGTTCAAGAAAACCATTTGATATGATCTTACCTG TACTCGGTCCTTATAATATAGGATACACCTCAAACGGCCGCTACATGCTAGTAGGCGGACGAAAAGGCCACCTTGCAATGATGGATATGTTGCATATGGATCTTATCAAGGAGTTTGAG GTGAGGGAAACTGTTCGTGACGTGACATTCTTACACAATGAGCAGTTGTATGCGGTCGCTCAAAAAAA GTATCCCTACATCTATAATCGACATGGTACAGAAATACACTGTCTGAAG GAACATGGAAAAGCACTGAAGCTCCAATTTCTGTCTAAACAATTCCTCTTAGCATCGATAAACAGCTTCGGGCAGCTCCACTACCAAGATGTGAGCACTGGCGAAATGGTTGCAAATTATAGGACAGGTCTGGGCCGCACCGATGTTATGCGGGGCAATCCTTACAATGCTGTGATTGGCCTTGGGCATGCTGGTGGCAAAGTTACCATGTGGAAGCCAACCAGTGTGAAACCCCTTGTTACCATGCTGTGTCATCATGGCCCGGTGACTGCTGTTGCATTTGACAGGGGTGGCAATCTCATGGCAACAGCAGGTGTTGACAGGAAGATAAAGATCTGGGACCTGAGGAAGTATGAGGTTGTGCGTTCTTACCCAATGCGCGCTCAGTCTTTGGATTTTAGCCAGAAGGGGCTGTTAGCCTGCAGCAATGGATCTCAGGTAGAGATATACAGGGATTTCGGTGGGCATGACTATAGGCTTTACATGAAGCACAAGATAGTGAAGGGCTATCAGGTCGGGAAGGTTGTGTTCCGCCCCTACGAAGACATTCTGGGGATCGGGCACTCGATGGGCTTCTCTTCCATCCTTGTCCCAGGATCTGGTGAGCCGAACTTCGACACCTTTGTTGACAACCCGATGGAAACTACCAAGCAGAAACGTGAGAAGGAGGTGCATGCTCTCCTGGATAAACTCCCTCCGGAGACCATTATGCTGAACCCGAACACGATAGCCACTGTACGAGCTCCgaagaagaaagagaagaagaccAAGGAGGAGATTGAGGAAGAGATGGCAGATGCCGTGGAGGCGGCCAAGAACACTGAGCGCAAGAAGAAGACCAAGGGCAGGAGCAAACCGAGCAAGCGAGCCAAGAAGAAAGAGGAAGACGTTTTCAAGGCCAAGAGGCCCTTCCTGGAGCAATCTGATAAGGTGGATGGGCGACCTGACAAGAAGCAGCGGATAGGTGAACTCCCAAAGGCCTTGCAGAGGTTTGCCAAGAAACCACAATCATAA